The Leishmania mexicana MHOM/GT/2001/U1103 complete genome, chromosome 31 DNA segment CGCCTGCCCTCCACGCGTGTGACGTGGTCAATAGAAAAGGGCGCTCGGTACCGTcgcgcggcagaggagggtaACGTGCGTGCATCTGTGTCGGcaaagaggggagggggtcctGTGCGGACCCTGGGATTCAGAGCAGTAAGTGATGGGAAAAACTGAAAGACAGCTTCTCACACAAAACGGTGCTCTCCCTCggccccccttctctcctgccTCTTTTCTATCTCCGCCGTACAGATACCACAAGCGCCCacgtcgcacacacaccgcaccCAAGGCTCGCCAGAGAACGCACCCCGCAGCACTACTGAGACAAAGAGGACAGTCACAAATCAAGACACCGCCACGTGTGCATGCCTCGTGCACGGTCAGGACTGCAGTGTGCAGCCAGTGCAACAATAATtggcaaaggaaaaagaagcaGTGCCCATACTGGTACGCACGATGATGCCGCGGTGGGTGAAGTAGGGACGCAACACCAGCTGCGCAATACAGTTACCTCATGAACTAAACCTTGACGGTCGtccctgctgcggcgcctctgccgaCGAGGCTCCTGGCAAAGGCCTTTATTCTGGGAAATAATGATGTCGCGATTGGCTCGAGACGGTGGACTAGGAGGGGGGCCGAGGTGACtgtgaggaggaggtgcagcggtACTAGTATCTTGTTAAGAACAATGGAGAGAACAAACGTCTTCCAGAATGGTGGACGCTTGCTCTCGTTCACCGCGACCTCGTCTGAGCGCTTTACATCGAAGCCATAGGAACGTGCAAGGCCAATCAGATCAATGCGGAAGACGTAGAGGCAGGTGAAGACGCACGCCAGGGATATGTTGTGCACGATGAGGTACCACAAGAGCCCGCCTGCCCCGTAGGCGGCCAGTCGCTGCTTCAGTGACACCGCCTTTACACCAGCCTCCTTTGTAACTGTAGTGCCAGCGGTTCCGTCCGCTGGGGGTTCGGGAGCCGTGGACGACCGGAAAACCGCCCCAGTTGCGTCCACGTGGTAGCCGTTAGATGCGTAGAGGCGAGGAAAGCGTGTTACAAAGCCCTCTGGTATGTCCCACGTCACCTCCATTGTTTTGATGTTTTGGTAGTACGGCTTCTGGGCATCTAGTGAGTAGTGTTCtcgccaacacacacgcgggttggagggggagagcggtTCGTCCCCGCTCCACGTGGCCGGGAACTCCTGGTCTGGGCTGACGGCGCGACGGGCGAGATCGACACCGGGCAGCACCGGGGCACcagacgctgctgccagcTTTCCATACTTCCCCGGAGTAGAATTAGATGTGGAGCTCCAGCGCTGTCCCCATAGCAAGGACGACAAGACCACCTCACTCCGCACGCAGCGTGCACGCATTAAACATCGCATTTTCGTTCGCTTTGGcagccctccctctctcctacGAGCAAAATGACAGACAGCGTCGATGACCTCAAAGAGTGGTGATGTATGGTTGCGTGAGAGTGTGAGGAAAAAAGGTGCTATTCTCTGCCCTCAATCAAGCTCCCCGTCGCTCTCCCTGTTTGCCTGTGGTGCTGTGCTCGTGGATAGCGTGCTAAGCTTGCGTTTCGTTTTCTCCTGCTCTTTACCTCGGCGCTGTGGTGCCTGTGTGGTTGGTGTTACTATTGCGGCTCGGAGAGTCGGTGTTGACGTGTTGatgaggagaagggaaggggacgTTTGTGCACAAGAATTATGCAAAAAGAGAGGCCGTGGTCATGGAATATtgtgcggtgtgtgcgtgtcttcaGAGGAAGTCTCTTAGGCCTTTCTAGCGCGGGAGCTCCTtcttgtggtggtggtgcgtcgGTGCAAAAAGTGCTGTCATGAAGGTACCTGGGGATGTGTGTTCGCGAACCAGACACGAAAACAAGGCATTGGCCCCCCGCGGAGAACGCCCCGCCCGCCGATGGATGTAACGTGACGAGTGTGAGGCGCAGAAAGGATCGTGACAGGAAGGGGAGGATGGAAGAGAAGTTGACAGGATGCAGGGAGGTGCCATCACATGCCCAGCGaatactttttttttccttttctttcatGTGATGGTGGTGCAGTCAGCTGTAGCCTAGTCGATGCGCTGGAAGgcggggaagagaaggggatGTAGTGCGAACATAAACGCGCATGCCCGCTTCGTACAAAGATGCACAAAAGGGACTCACGTCATGGCAGCGCACACCTCTCCcggagagaggaaggagacAACGGCCCCCCACCCCTAAGCCCCTCCACCTTCAGTGGCAACGCGTACCGTATAACGTGAACcacagcgcgcacgcaccccGCATCCCTGCCAgccgcatcggcgccgcCCCATCGCATAGTTGCTCCAGTTGTGTCTTTAAAGGAAATGAtaacggaaaaaaaaagcaatggcctcactctctctccagGAGGAACAAAGGGGCGAGGCCAACGCTGCAAAGCACAAGGGACACAAACAAAAGAGTCTGTGGTATAGTCCATCTGACATCAGAGACGCGGTCCATGTGCGCTTTACGCAGTGGTCATCTCGGCAAGCAGCTCAGCATGCTCGTCTGTCGGATCGCGGCTAGGCTCCGTATCCGCCCAGAGGTCGGGCGTGAGGAAGCCGTAGGTCTTGCGCAGGGCGTAGAAAGTGGCCATGATCAGGTtgccgtgcgtgcgggtcTTGCCACGGGAGCTCGTGTACACGTCCTCCACACCAGCGAACTCGAGGATCTTCTTGGGCACgggggcggcgacgatgccggTACCGCGGGGCGCGGGCACGAGACGGACCGCGACGGAACCGCACTTGCCGGTCACCTTCATCGGGATCGTGTGTGGCTCACCGATCTTGTTGCCCCAGTAGCCGCGGCGCACCGGCACGATGTTGAGCTTGGCTGCAATCATCGAGGCGCGAATCGCCAGCGACACCTCCTTGCCGACGCGGGCACCGATGCCGATGTGACCGTCACAGTCGCCGACGACGTTGAAGGCCTTGAAGCGGGTACGCTGGCCGGCCGACGTGGCCTTCTGCACTGGGTAGATCTTCATCATCTCGTCGTGCAGCTGGCCCTCAGCGATGAGGGTGTCGACAATCTGGTGCTCCTTGATGGGCATCGAGAAGAGGAAGATCTCTTCCAGAGAGGTGACCTTCTGCGCCTTCACGAGGCGGCCGAGCTTGGTGCACGGGACCCACTCTTTCTCCTCACCCGGACCAccgcggccacggccacggccaccgcGTCCGCCACGGCCTCGGCCGAAGTTGCGTTCGGCGCGGGGCGCCTCCACACCGGTGTTCTCAGCAGGTTGAGCGTCAGCCATTTGGAACTAgctgtgctgtgtgtgtatgtgtgggtgtgggtgtgggtgtgggtgtgcacaGGCGAATTTGCGCGCCAGACATGGAAGTAAACACGTTCAGGCGGCACAAGATAGAGACGCAAAGAAGGGGTAAGTAGCGAGGAGGAAAGTGCGATGAGAGCCGAGAAGGCAATAGCTGCAAGCAGATTAGAACACGTGCGCCGCAGAAGCGCGCGCATGTCAGGGGATGTACAGGGAACGGGAAGTAACCCGCGAGtaacgaaaacaaaaagaccccacacacacacacaccaccaccacaccaccacctcccccgTGCGGCTCTTCATGATAAGCTCCGCTGAGTCCATAATTGCTTACACTTCCTCTCCACTAcgagaaaggaaaaaaacgaTAAGACGCATGGTACGCGACCGGATCTATCACCACGAAATCCGTGCACCTTACCCCCTCCCTGCAAAGATACATCGAGAAGATGGCCGATAGGAAATGGGGCGGGACAGGAGAAGTTTCAACGCCACTTCATGTGAGCATTTTTCAGATTTCACTTACCTCGGAGACCCTCTGCACACTCTGCCTGTGGAccatgcctcccccctccctcagtCGCCTCAGGCCACGGCATTCCTCAACGTGGCGCGGTGACTCCACACATCGTCGGCTGTCGTCTCGTGAACTCAGCATCCTTGTACGTTGGTGCCGCACGGTGGCCGCCAAGTAGCTTTTAGCGTCGCGTGCCGCACCGTGTAGCGCGCTTCTGGGGAATGTTGGCCTGGCGTCAGACGGAGGAAGAgcgtgaaaaaaaagcaagaaAAGGCAGATAATGTCGAAGCGAGAGTTACTGTTCTCCCCCATCAAGCACCCCCTGCCCGAGTATTAGCGTAGCgggaaaggggagaagagaagggcgAAGGAACAAAAGGAGGATGCCTCCACGGGAAAGGCGTTCTCaccccgtgtgtgtgtgtctgccttTTCCATATACACCCACGACGAGGAAAACGCCAGCCAGCAACTGGAAGGCTCTGGCCGCCAATGGGGGCCATGCAacgcacctcctctccttcttttGTCTCACGTTttgttgccgttgctgccaAGGCAGTTCATCTCCAGGCTCCActgtgtatgcgtgcacTTGACAGAAATGCGCAGAGGCGTGCCTCCTTCACTTCCTTTATTTCAAATGTGAAAACGCGGAACAGGGCAGGACGAAAGGCGAGCGTTCCGACACCGACACTGGCGCCGGTCTCCCGAGTTTTTCTGCATTTTCTTtccccactcacccacccgctCATCTTCTTTTCAGATCAGTAGGCGCTGCGGATTGGCAAAGTTGGGGAAGCATGGGGGGTTCAAAGGCGGACAGCAGAAAGAacaaagaggagagggaacgAAGAAGGAAAATGACCCCTCAATCTGCGTACGATGAAGGTACCTAGTCCACTTCAAAtgaacacacacgcacagcttCACCTGCAGACTCATCTACCCCAATCACGCAAACAGCAAGGATGCGCGCCAGGGGAAAGAGCATTGGCGACCCCCCCCTTACTTGCGCTCAGTTGGGAAGAAGGTCTCGGGGTTAAACCCGATACGCGAATTCTTGTCCATGGACTCGATTCTCCGCATGTCCTCCGGCGAAAGCTCAAAGTCAAAGACGTCAAAGTTCTGTTTGATGCGCTCCTCGTGGCTAGACTTGGGGATGACGATGACGTCAAGTTGGATGAGCCAGCGAATGATGACCTGAGCTGCAGACCTCTTGTGCTTTTCCGCCAGCTCCACGAGCTGAGGCTCTGTCAGCAGGGCACCCTTGCCAAGAGGACGCCATGCCGTCACGGCAATGTTGTTCTCAGTGCAGTACGCGCGGAGCGCCTTCTGCTGGAAGTGAGGGTGCATCTCTACCTGGTTCACCATCGGTGGCACCGTGCAGTTCGCCAGCAGGTCATCAAGGTGGTGCGGCTCAAAGTTGGACACGCCAATCGCGCGCACCTTCTTCATCTCATACAGCTTCTCGAAGGCACGCCACGTCTCGATATACGAGCGATTTGGCCCCGGCCAGTGGATGAGGTACAGATCCACGTACTCTACCCCAAGTGCCTGGCGACTCTGCTcgaaggcggcgagggcgccgTCGTAGCCGTGGTCGTAGTTCCATAGCTTCGTCGTGACGAAGATATCAGAGCGTGGCACACCGCATTCACTAATGCCCTGGCCAACGCCGTTCTCGTTCTTGTAGTAGTGCGCAGTGTCGATATGACGGTAGCCAGCCTTGATAGCCCACTTAATGTTCTGCACGACTTCGTTGCCATCCTTCGCCTCCCAGGTGCCAATGCCGAGCTGGGGCACCTGCACCCCATTGCCCAGGGTGACGTGAGTGCACTTACCAGTCATGATGACTCGTTTGGAAAACCAATACGGGGCTAACTTGAGAAGCTAGCTCTGCTCCGAACAGTGCCAAAATCATGCACTTGAAAAGAGAAAGAATGGGAAAGGCAGCTTCTGGGTGTCCGATCTCTGATATGCGGTCCTCCTTTAGCGATCCTTGTTGAGCACGactgttttttgtttttttgggTTGCTCCTTCTTGCCGCTTTTGCGGTGatctgcgccgctgcgagtGCTGCTCGTGAGAGCCCCAGACACAAAGGGAGACGAACACAGAGCCGACAACGAGAGGGATAGAGTGGGGTATTTCAGGGAGCAGGAGTAGCAgcagaaagaaaaaaaaacacagtGAGTGCGCGCAATGGAAGAAGAGGCAATGTAGAGAcaggagcagcagaaaaTCGCTCCACTGCCAAGTCCTCACACCAATCAGAAGTTGTGACGAGCCGTGTGTCGCTCTTCGCTTGCCCGCTTGTGTGCCAGTTGAAGGGCGTATACCCTAGCACGGTTCGCAGAGAGCTGGTAGGCACAACCGCCTCGAATGAGGCTCCATGTGAAAGATgtggcgcatgcgcacatgtcTGCGTGTTTACCCTGATGTGCGTGTCAGTCCGGCAACCCgttgttttccttttgcaGTTGatcttgctgctgcttcgaaggggaagaagggggcgaaatatatatatatatatatatatatatatatacgaaGCAAAGCAAGCGCACGTGAATGTGCGTATGTGGCtatgcatgcatgtgcgtgtatcGGTGTGCACGCATATGCCACTGTTTCTCTTCTTTGTCCAGCCAAGTATTCCAGACCGTAAAAGCCCTTCACCAAGTCAAcgaaagggaaagaaaagacTGAACATTACTGTACATAATGCTGGTCACGCGGTCTCCAGCGTGTCACGGTCATGAGCGCAGCGTCACTGTGGTGGCCACCGCTAAACCTTGCTCTGCTCCGCGGCACATCATGCGCCGGGGGAAAAGAAGCCGCTCCATCTGTTCGAAGCAGTTGCTGGCAAAAGTGGAAGCGTGAAACTCCGGCTGAAAGCCGCTGTCCACGTGCAGCAGTGACGGGCACGTCTGTACCAACTCGAGTTGGAGTGGCATAAGATCGGCCTCCCTGCCTGCCATTCCACGGGACCACAGGGAGAGGAACTGCAGATGACGTGGTGCAGCCCTTTTCACAAAAGTCACCCACTCAGCAAGGGCCGTCACCGTTGGTGCCTCTACGTCACCGAGCAGCAAACACGTgagctgctccaccaccgcgaccgGTAACACCGGGTTCTGCGCGGCACCAACGCAGGGAGTGGTCAAGCCAGTCGCGGTGCAGTTGAGCCGCCGCATTGTGGCTGGCAGGTAttccagcgcagcagccaccccACTTGACCCGAGCAGGGGATGCTCCTCCACTGACAGCTCCTCGAGGGCTGTGAAGTGTCGCAAGAGCAATCCCAGCGCCGCACCATCCGCCTCGGTGGCGAGCTCGTTGCGAGCCAAGTGCAGGATCCGCACGGTAGGGCTGTAAGACGGGTCCACTGGCGGCAGTGCCTCAGACCAGGCCTGAAGGTGGCGAAGTCGTAAGCCTATAtgggagagcgagagtgAGGTAAGCTGGCCACATACAgcggccagcgccgccacctcctcatGCCAGAGAGAGGTGGCAATGTGGTTGTGGTCCATGTTGAGGTTGCGCAGCGCACTGCCCGGCCGCGCCGCAGTCATCCACAGCTCGTAAATGTacgagtgcgcgtgcgtctgctgctggtaCCCCTCGTCGACGCCGAGCTGGTTCCCCTCCAGACTCAGGGTAACCATGGACGTGTTGTGGCGCAGTGCCTCGGCTACCGCTCGCACATCATCGGGGGACAAGCTACAGTAGCCCATGTCCAAGTGACAAAGAGCGCCGTTCACGGACAGCATTTCGGCAAACTCAGCGAATTCCGGAAAGATCGTCAGGCCGTCCTCcggctgcgcgtgcttcTTCGCCGGTGCACTGGAGCCGACCGGGTTGTGGCGCAAGCACAGCGTCTCTAGAACCCTGTTCGTTTTGAGAACCTCTGCCAGCGCCTGCACTCCTTTTCGGCTGATGCCGCAGCTACCCAAATCGATGACACGAATTGTGTTCATGCCCTTCTTCGTGAGAGCAACAGgcacgtgcggcagcgcttgAGCGACCCACTCCTGCCATTCCCTTTGCTCCTCAGGGTTGAGGCCACTAGAACCTTCGGTgtccgcgtcgccgtccgACGCTGGGCTCTCATcgacactgctgctgctacgggACCGCTCCACATTCGTAAGCAACACCGGAGGCGCCTCCTTCGCATACTCATCCTCCTCATCCAGGTCCGACAAAGCAGCGGAAACGCTCGTGCGGCTTTTGGTGGCGAATCCCGGTGATTCTCTTTGCGCcttccgcagcagctcccgccacgccatcttctcccctctctcgaCAGCATTGCGGGCGGCACCCAGCCTCTCCCTAAAGCTGTCCCGCATGGCATCGATCGCTTCCtgacgctgcgccacctcctcctctgacAGCGGCACTTCGTCTCGCAGCAGACAAGCAAGCTTCTTGCACCCCCGGTCGCCGACCTGgatgccgcgcagcaccagtgTCTCCAGTCGTGACCAGCCACTACGGCGGCTGCAGTACGCCTCCTTTTTCTGCTGCCTCTCAGCGGCTCGAAGATTGGCGATTGGGTCGCTGTTGATGGCAACGACATCCTGCAGCCCTCGATAGTATTCGTGAGCGAGATCTCTACGCTCCTGCACCTCACTATGAAGAAGCACCTTCAGTTCCTGCCGAATGCGCTTCTGCTGGGCCCGCCactcctctttttcttgcCGCTCACGTTGCTTCCGAGCCTTGGCCTCGTGGGCggtctcttcctcctcttcctcagatccttcctcgtcttcgtcgtcgtcatctgcctcctcgtcgtcactATCCCTGTCGCCCTCGTCGTTCTCGCCTGCGTCGCTCTCGCTAGCATCCGGTGACGGAGTagcatcatcgtcgtcgccgacAGTCTCATCGTCAGTCAGAGAGGCGTTGCTATCATCTTGACCGCCACCACTAACGAACGCGGCTTTATCGAGCCGCCCCTCAAGGGACCACCCTGTGATCTCCTCCCCGTCCTCGTCCAAGTTTTCAGGCAACAGCTTTGTGTCAGACCCCAGGAGGGCGTCAATGAGGGCAACAACAAATGTTGTGTCCAAGTTTGTGTTAGAGAGGTTTAGCGAGGTAAGAAACTTGTTCACCTTCAAAGCCTCGCA contains these protein-coding regions:
- a CDS encoding putative prostaglandin f synthase, which produces MTGKCTHVTLGNGVQVPQLGIGTWEAKDGNEVVQNIKWAIKAGYRHIDTAHYYKNENGVGQGISECGVPRSDIFVTTKLWNYDHGYDGALAAFEQSRQALGVEYVDLYLIHWPGPNRSYIETWRAFEKLYEMKKVRAIGVSNFEPHHLDDLLANCTVPPMVNQVEMHPHFQQKALRAYCTENNIAVTAWRPLGKGALLTEPQLVELAEKHKRSAAQVIIRWLIQLDVIVIPKSSHEERIKQNFDVFDFELSPEDMRRIESMDKNSRIGFNPETFFPTERK
- a CDS encoding 40S ribosomal protein S2; this translates as MADAQPAENTGVEAPRAERNFGRGRGGRGGRGRGRGGPGEEKEWVPCTKLGRLVKAQKVTSLEEIFLFSMPIKEHQIVDTLIAEGQLHDEMMKIYPVQKATSAGQRTRFKAFNVVGDCDGHIGIGARVGKEVSLAIRASMIAAKLNIVPVRRGYWGNKIGEPHTIPMKVTGKCGSVAVRLVPAPRGTGIVAAPVPKKILEFAGVEDVYTSSRGKTRTHGNLIMATFYALRKTYGFLTPDLWADTEPSRDPTDEHAELLAEMTTA